CTGAAGCGATCAGCGGCGAGACGCTGAAAGACGAGTACGTAACCGAGGACACGACGTGTGCGAACTGCGCGGTCAGGTGCGGCAAGCACGTTTCTGTCCAGGCGAAGGGGATCACCGAGGCCAAGATCCCCGAGTTCGAGAACCTCTTCGCGACGGCGCCGATGCAGGAGGTGTTCGACGTCGAGCGCGTCATTGAGGCCGACGATCTCTGTGATCGGCTGGGGATGGACGCGATCAGCTGGGGCGTGACCGTCTCCTTCGCAAGGGAATGCCACGAGAAGGGCCTGATCCCCGAGGACGCGTCCGATCACCTCGAATTCGGCGATGCCGATGGGCTGGTCGAACTCGCCACACAGACGGCCCACCGCGAGGGGTTCGGCGACGACCTCGCGGAGGGGTCGTTCAGGCTCGCGGCGTCGCTCGGCTCAGACGAGGCCGAGCGGTACCTACACGGAACGAAGGGCCTTGAGTTCGCGGCCCACTCGCCACGGGGTCTCAAGGGGATGAGCATCGGCTACGCGACCGCGACCCGGGGCGGTTCACACCACGACACCCGACCGACCCGCCAGTACGACGGCGAACACGACGAGACGGCGGAGGGAACGCCGGAGTTCGCCGCCCGCTCCCAGCACTACACCGCGCTCGGCGACTCGCTTACTCAGTGTCGGTTCGTCAGCGAGGGCGGCTGGGGCACCGAGATCAACGAGAACTACCGGGACGCGATCAACGCCGCGACCGGATGGGACCTTTCGATCGAGGAGGTCGAGCGGATCGGCGAGCGGATCTACAACCTCGAGCGGCTGATTAACGTCGAACGGGGAATCGCCAGCAGGGAGACGGACACGCTGTCGTACCGGGTGATGAACGAACCGATCCCCAAGGGGCCCGCCGAGGGGATGTACTGCCCGCCCGAGGAGCTCGACCGGATGCTCGACGAGTACTACGCGTTCCGCGGTTGGGACGACCACGGCGTCCCCCAGACG
Above is a genomic segment from Halalkalicoccus sp. NIPERK01 containing:
- a CDS encoding aldehyde ferredoxin oxidoreductase family protein → MPDDLPPVYGGEILHVHLDTGETEVESIDPEDARRFLGGNGLAAKLIHEHVPTDAGPFDPENTVVFAVGPMNLTPFQSTSRGVVGFVSPMTNGFFDSTFGGTFPRAQKSIGFEAIAVHGAAEDLSYLHVDEDGARLKNATDLAGETTYDTCEAIRDREGRGHDTHVIAAGPAGENGVRFACLLHDSEIREGVAGRGGTGAVLGSKNLKAVAIEEGDFEPSPADENALRDLVGQRMGPLMQGTESLQEYGTSGLVNPVNEMGKLGRRNYQGEQVADEEAEAISGETLKDEYVTEDTTCANCAVRCGKHVSVQAKGITEAKIPEFENLFATAPMQEVFDVERVIEADDLCDRLGMDAISWGVTVSFARECHEKGLIPEDASDHLEFGDADGLVELATQTAHREGFGDDLAEGSFRLAASLGSDEAERYLHGTKGLEFAAHSPRGLKGMSIGYATATRGGSHHDTRPTRQYDGEHDETAEGTPEFAARSQHYTALGDSLTQCRFVSEGGWGTEINENYRDAINAATGWDLSIEEVERIGERIYNLERLINVERGIASRETDTLSYRVMNEPIPKGPAEGMYCPPEELDRMLDEYYAFRGWDDHGVPQTSTLEELDLTEFTPADA